In Deinococcus humi, one genomic interval encodes:
- a CDS encoding DUF5984 family protein: MAPLPPLLEYWVESRRWHTWIDELHKRWHAAGQTESAGQQAIIRMMLNVDWMIPRAWVEFAFTNDGQGATHGLTFKKVGGDVEVSWSPPPEADDATQYWLPETGSLWLPEAQFLQEVEVFRAQLHRQMTERLLALTALGELPFSQVALGKQFLRDSLGPLRASAPVSADAFLPHVRRLEAHFGLRVEDCVPDSPSAPSVSPHFSP; the protein is encoded by the coding sequence ATGGCCCCATTGCCCCCCCTGTTGGAATACTGGGTTGAGTCCAGGCGATGGCACACCTGGATAGATGAACTCCACAAGCGGTGGCACGCCGCAGGTCAGACTGAATCGGCTGGGCAACAGGCCATCATCAGAATGATGCTGAATGTTGACTGGATGATCCCCAGGGCCTGGGTCGAATTCGCTTTCACCAACGATGGGCAGGGGGCGACGCATGGACTGACCTTCAAGAAAGTGGGCGGGGACGTGGAGGTCAGCTGGTCTCCCCCTCCCGAGGCTGATGACGCGACTCAATACTGGCTCCCAGAAACCGGGAGTCTGTGGTTGCCTGAGGCCCAGTTCTTGCAGGAAGTTGAAGTGTTTCGCGCGCAACTTCACCGTCAAATGACCGAACGACTGCTGGCTCTGACGGCGCTGGGCGAACTCCCGTTCAGTCAGGTTGCACTGGGCAAGCAGTTTCTTCGGGACAGTCTTGGGCCACTGCGTGCATCGGCGCCCGTGAGCGCTGACGCGTTCCTTCCGCACGTCCGACGCCTGGAGGCCCATTTCGGTCTCCGGGTAGAGGATTGTGTCCCAGACTCGCCGTCTGCTCCTTCAGTCTCGCCGCATTTCTCACCGTAG